From a single Peromyscus maniculatus bairdii isolate BWxNUB_F1_BW_parent chromosome 4, HU_Pman_BW_mat_3.1, whole genome shotgun sequence genomic region:
- the Dgkz gene encoding diacylglycerol kinase zeta isoform X2 — translation METFFRRHFQRKAPGPGERLQRSSGVGLPTGKARRRSPAGQASSSLAQRRRSSAQLQGCFPRCGVGTQASRRRSSTAPPACNPRFMVDMVPTSQPATAGAQLLGTPLLLAGLMGMKEEEEEGAQEGDETARATSDAKPGTRTPRPSSHQGTWPLLPVPRCLRRASSHLLPADVVYGQTLWGLHGHYRRLSQRWPSGQHPGLGGRSQRASGTAAGPTIPARVRPLSRRRQVALRRKSAGPQPWNTLLMKAITKSGLQHLAPPPPTSGAPCGESERQIRSTVDWSESAAYGEHIWFETNVSGDFCYVGEQYCVAKMLQKSVPRRKCAACKIVVHTPCIEQLEKINFRCKPSFRESGSRNVREPTFVRHHWVHRRRQDGKCRHCGKGFQQKFTFHSKEIVAISCSWCKQAYHSKVSCFMLQQIEEPCSLGVHAAVVIPPTWILRARRPQNTLKASKKKKRASFKRRSSKKGPEEGRWRPFIIRPTPSPLMKPLLVFVNPKSGGNQGAKIIQSFLWYLNPRQVFDLSQGGPREALEMYRKVHNLRILACGGDGTVGWILSTLDQLRLKPPPPVAILPLGTGNDLARTLNWGGGYTDEPVSKILSHVEEGNVVQLDRWDLRAEPNPEAGPEERDDGATDRLPLDVFNNYFSLGFDAHVTLEFHESREANPEKFNSRFRNKMFYAGTAFSDFLMGSSKDLAKHIRVVCDGMDLTPKIQDLKPQCIVFLNIPRYCAGTMPWGHPGEHHDFEPQRHDDGYLEVIGFTMTSLAALQVGGHGERLTQCREVLLTTAKAIPVQVDGEPCKLAASRIRIALRNQATMVQKAKRRSAAPLHSDQQPVPEQLRIQVSRVSMHDYEALHYDKEQLREASVPLGTVVVPGDSDLELCRAHIERLQQEPDGAGAKSPMCHQLSSKWCFLDATTASRFYRIDRAQEHLNYVTEIAQDEIYILDPELLGASARPDLPTPTSPLPASPCSPIPRSLQGDAAPPQGEELIDAAKRNDFCKLQELHRAGGDLMHRDQQSRTLLHHAVSTGSKEVVRYLLDHAPPEILDAVEENGETCLHQAAALGQRTICHYIVEAGASLMKTDQQGDTPRQRAEKAQDTELAAYLENRQHYQMIQREDQETAV, via the exons ATGGAGACCTTCTTTAGGAGGCATTTCCAACGGAAGGCACCAGGTCCTGGAGAGAGGCTGCAGCGGTCCAGTGGTGTGGGGCTGCCCACAGGCAAGGCTCGACGCCGCTCCCCTGCAGGGCAGGCCTCCTCCTCACTGGCCCAGAGGCGCCGCTCCAGTGCACAGCTCCAGGGCTGTTTCCCCAGATGCGGGGTGGGCACCCAAGCCAGCCGCAGGCGGTCCAGCACCGCGCCCCCTGCCTGCAATCCTCGCTTTATGGTGGATATGGTGCCCACCTCACAGCCTGCCACTGCTGGGGCCCAGCTTCTGGGTACACCCCTGCTGTTGGCTGGGCTCATGggcatgaaggaggaggaggaggaaggggcccAGGAGGGAGAtgagacagccagggcaacaagTGATGCCAAACCAGGTACCAGGACACCAAGGCCCTCCTCACACCAGGGCACCTGGCCATTGCTCCCCGTGCCCCGCTGCCTACGCAGAGCGTCCTCCCACCTGCTCCCCGCTGACGTGGTGTATGGCCAGACTCTCTGGGGCCTGCATGGGCACTATCGTCGCCTCAGCCAGCGGTGGCCGTCAGGCCAGCACCCGGGGCTTGGGGGCCGAAGCCAAAGAGCCTCGGGCACTGCAGCAGGCCCCACGATCCCTGCCCGTGTGCGCCCACTGTCTCGCAGACGCCAGGTAGCTCTAAGGCGGAAGTCAGCTGGACCCCAGCCCTGGAACACCCTGCTTAT GAAAGCCATCACCAAGTCAGGCCTCCAGCACCTGGCACCCCCTCCTCCCACGTCTGGGGCCCCGTGTGGTGAATCTGAGCGGCAGATCCGGAGCACTGTGGACTGGAGT GAGTCAGCAGCCTATGGGGAGCACATCTGGTTTGAGACCAACGTGTCCGGTGACTTCTGCTATGTCGGGGAGCAGTACTGCGTAGCGAAGATGCTG CAGAAGTCAGTGCCCAGAAGAAAGTGTGCAGCCTGTAAGATTGTGGTGCACACCCCATGCATTGAGCAGCTGGAGAAG ATCAATTTTCGCTGTAAGCCATCCTTCCGTGAATCAGGCTCCAGGAATGTTCGTGAG ccAACCTTCGTAAGACACCACTGGGTGCACAGGCGACGTCAGGATGGCAAGTGTCGGCACTGTGGGAAG GGCTTCCAGCAGAAGTTCACTTTCCACAGCAAGGAGATCGTGGCCATCAGTTGCTCCTGGTGCAAGCAAGCA TACCACAGCAAGGTGTCCTGCTTCATGCTGCAGCAGATTGAGGAACCCTGCTCCCTGGGGGTGCATGCAGCTGTGGTCATCCCACCCACCTGGATCCTCAGGGCCCGGAGGCCCCAG AATACCCTCAAGGCcagcaagaagaaaaagagagcgTCCTTCAAGAGGAGATCCAGCAAGAAAGGACCTGAG GAAGGCCGATGGAGACCCTTCATCATCAGgcccaccccatcccccctcATGAAGCCCCTGCTGGTGTTTGTGAACCCTAAGAGCGGTGGCAACCAG GGCGCTAAGATTATCCAGTCTTTCCTGTGGTATCTGAATCCTCGACAAGTCTTTGACCTGAGCCAGGGGGGACCCAGGGAGGC GCTGGAAATGTACCGCAAAGTGCATAATTTGAGGATTCTGGCTTGCGGGGGTGACGGCACG GTTGGCTGGATTCTGTCCACCCTGGACCAGCTGCGCTTAAAACCACCGCCCCCTGTGGCCATCCTGCCCCTGGGTACTGGCAATGACCTGGCCCGCACCCTCAACTGGGGTGGG GGTTACACAGATGAGCCTGTGTCCAAGATCCTTTCCCATGTAGAGGAGGGGAATGTGGTACAGCTGGACCGCTGGGACCTGCGAGCAGAGCCCAACCCTGAGGCAGGACCTGAGGAGCGAGATGATGGAGCCACTGACCGg CTGCCCCTGGATGTCTTCAACAACTACTTCAGTCTGGGCTTTGATGCCCACGTCACCTTGGAGTTTCATGAGTCTCGAG AAGCCAACCCGGAGAAGTTCAACAGCCGCTTTCGGAATAAGATGTTCTATGCTGGG ACGGCCTTCTCGGACTTCCTGATGGGCAGCTCCAAGGACTTAGCCAAGCACATCCGAGTAGTG TGTGATGGGATGGACCTAACCCCCAAGATCCAGGACCTGAAACCCCAGTGCATCGTTTTCCTGAACATCCCCAG GTACTGTGCAGGCACCATGCCCTGGGGCCACCCTGGGGAGCACCATGACTTTGAGCCCCAGCGGCATGATGATGGTTACCTCGAGGTCATCGGCTTTACCATGACATCCTTG GCCGCGCTGCAGGTGGGTGGGCACGGCGAGCGGCTGACCCAGTGCCGAGAAGTGCTGCTCACCACGGCCAAGGCCATCCCTGTGCAGGTGGATGGGGAGCCCTGCAAGCTTGCAGCATCACGTATTCGAATCGCCCTGCGCAACCAGGCCACCATGGTGCAGAAGGCCAAGCGCCGGAGCGCGGCCCCACTGCACAGCGA TCAGCAGCCGGTTCCCGAGCAGCTGCGGATCCAGGTGAGCAGGGTCAGCATGCACGACTACGAGGCTCTGCATTACGACAAGGAACAGCTCAGGGAGGCCT CTGTGCCTCTGGGCACTGTGGTGGTCCCTGGAGACAGTGACCTGGAGCTCTGCCGTGCCCACATCGAGAGACTCCAGCAG GAGCCCGATGGTGCTGGAGCCAAGTCCCCGATGTGCCACCAGCTGTCATCCAAGTGGTGTTTCTTGGATG CCACCACCGCCAGCCGCTTCTACAGGATTGACAGGGCCCAG GAACACCTCAACTACGTGACAGAGATTGCCCAGGACGAGATTTATATCCTAGACCCCGAGCTGCTGGGGGCATCAGCCCGGCCTGAcctccccacccctacctccccgctccctgcctccccctgctcccccatACCCCG GTCATTGCAGGGGGATGCCGCACCACCTCAAG GTGAAGAGCTGATTGACGCCGCCAAGAGGAATGACTTCTGCAAG CTCCAGGAGCTACACCGAGCAGGAGGAGACCTCATGCACCGGGACCAACAGAGCCGCACACTCTTGCACCACGCCGTCAGCACGGGCAGTAAGGAGGTGGTCCGCTATCTGCTGGACCACG CGCCACCGGAGATCCTGGATGCGGTGGAGGAGAA CGGGGAGACCTGTCTACACCAGGCAGCCGCCCTGGGTCAGCGCACCATCTGCCACTACATTGTAGAAGCCGGGGCCTCCCTCATGAAGACAGACCAGCAG GGCGACACTCCCCGGCAGCGAGCTGAGAAGGCTCAGGACACCGAGCTAGCTGCCTACCTGGAAAACAGACAGCATTACCAGATGATCCAGCGTGAGGACCAGGAGACGGCTGTGTAG
- the Dgkz gene encoding diacylglycerol kinase zeta isoform X5, whose amino-acid sequence MSALGAGHSAGGGCDVAAALGPAKVLGTREAELLPGALRQMWRSRSWDVPQIPAELPQTQKAITKSGLQHLAPPPPTSGAPCGESERQIRSTVDWSESAAYGEHIWFETNVSGDFCYVGEQYCVAKMLQKSVPRRKCAACKIVVHTPCIEQLEKINFRCKPSFRESGSRNVREPTFVRHHWVHRRRQDGKCRHCGKGFQQKFTFHSKEIVAISCSWCKQAYHSKVSCFMLQQIEEPCSLGVHAAVVIPPTWILRARRPQNTLKASKKKKRASFKRRSSKKGPEEGRWRPFIIRPTPSPLMKPLLVFVNPKSGGNQGAKIIQSFLWYLNPRQVFDLSQGGPREALEMYRKVHNLRILACGGDGTVGWILSTLDQLRLKPPPPVAILPLGTGNDLARTLNWGGGYTDEPVSKILSHVEEGNVVQLDRWDLRAEPNPEAGPEERDDGATDRLPLDVFNNYFSLGFDAHVTLEFHESREANPEKFNSRFRNKMFYAGTAFSDFLMGSSKDLAKHIRVVCDGMDLTPKIQDLKPQCIVFLNIPRYCAGTMPWGHPGEHHDFEPQRHDDGYLEVIGFTMTSLAALQVGGHGERLTQCREVLLTTAKAIPVQVDGEPCKLAASRIRIALRNQATMVQKAKRRSAAPLHSDQQPVPEQLRIQVSRVSMHDYEALHYDKEQLREASVPLGTVVVPGDSDLELCRAHIERLQQEPDGAGAKSPMCHQLSSKWCFLDATTASRFYRIDRAQEHLNYVTEIAQDEIYILDPELLGASARPDLPTPTSPLPASPCSPIPRSLQGDAAPPQGEELIDAAKRNDFCKLQELHRAGGDLMHRDQQSRTLLHHAVSTGSKEVVRYLLDHAPPEILDAVEENGETCLHQAAALGQRTICHYIVEAGASLMKTDQQGDTPRQRAEKAQDTELAAYLENRQHYQMIQREDQETAV is encoded by the exons GAAAGCCATCACCAAGTCAGGCCTCCAGCACCTGGCACCCCCTCCTCCCACGTCTGGGGCCCCGTGTGGTGAATCTGAGCGGCAGATCCGGAGCACTGTGGACTGGAGT GAGTCAGCAGCCTATGGGGAGCACATCTGGTTTGAGACCAACGTGTCCGGTGACTTCTGCTATGTCGGGGAGCAGTACTGCGTAGCGAAGATGCTG CAGAAGTCAGTGCCCAGAAGAAAGTGTGCAGCCTGTAAGATTGTGGTGCACACCCCATGCATTGAGCAGCTGGAGAAG ATCAATTTTCGCTGTAAGCCATCCTTCCGTGAATCAGGCTCCAGGAATGTTCGTGAG ccAACCTTCGTAAGACACCACTGGGTGCACAGGCGACGTCAGGATGGCAAGTGTCGGCACTGTGGGAAG GGCTTCCAGCAGAAGTTCACTTTCCACAGCAAGGAGATCGTGGCCATCAGTTGCTCCTGGTGCAAGCAAGCA TACCACAGCAAGGTGTCCTGCTTCATGCTGCAGCAGATTGAGGAACCCTGCTCCCTGGGGGTGCATGCAGCTGTGGTCATCCCACCCACCTGGATCCTCAGGGCCCGGAGGCCCCAG AATACCCTCAAGGCcagcaagaagaaaaagagagcgTCCTTCAAGAGGAGATCCAGCAAGAAAGGACCTGAG GAAGGCCGATGGAGACCCTTCATCATCAGgcccaccccatcccccctcATGAAGCCCCTGCTGGTGTTTGTGAACCCTAAGAGCGGTGGCAACCAG GGCGCTAAGATTATCCAGTCTTTCCTGTGGTATCTGAATCCTCGACAAGTCTTTGACCTGAGCCAGGGGGGACCCAGGGAGGC GCTGGAAATGTACCGCAAAGTGCATAATTTGAGGATTCTGGCTTGCGGGGGTGACGGCACG GTTGGCTGGATTCTGTCCACCCTGGACCAGCTGCGCTTAAAACCACCGCCCCCTGTGGCCATCCTGCCCCTGGGTACTGGCAATGACCTGGCCCGCACCCTCAACTGGGGTGGG GGTTACACAGATGAGCCTGTGTCCAAGATCCTTTCCCATGTAGAGGAGGGGAATGTGGTACAGCTGGACCGCTGGGACCTGCGAGCAGAGCCCAACCCTGAGGCAGGACCTGAGGAGCGAGATGATGGAGCCACTGACCGg CTGCCCCTGGATGTCTTCAACAACTACTTCAGTCTGGGCTTTGATGCCCACGTCACCTTGGAGTTTCATGAGTCTCGAG AAGCCAACCCGGAGAAGTTCAACAGCCGCTTTCGGAATAAGATGTTCTATGCTGGG ACGGCCTTCTCGGACTTCCTGATGGGCAGCTCCAAGGACTTAGCCAAGCACATCCGAGTAGTG TGTGATGGGATGGACCTAACCCCCAAGATCCAGGACCTGAAACCCCAGTGCATCGTTTTCCTGAACATCCCCAG GTACTGTGCAGGCACCATGCCCTGGGGCCACCCTGGGGAGCACCATGACTTTGAGCCCCAGCGGCATGATGATGGTTACCTCGAGGTCATCGGCTTTACCATGACATCCTTG GCCGCGCTGCAGGTGGGTGGGCACGGCGAGCGGCTGACCCAGTGCCGAGAAGTGCTGCTCACCACGGCCAAGGCCATCCCTGTGCAGGTGGATGGGGAGCCCTGCAAGCTTGCAGCATCACGTATTCGAATCGCCCTGCGCAACCAGGCCACCATGGTGCAGAAGGCCAAGCGCCGGAGCGCGGCCCCACTGCACAGCGA TCAGCAGCCGGTTCCCGAGCAGCTGCGGATCCAGGTGAGCAGGGTCAGCATGCACGACTACGAGGCTCTGCATTACGACAAGGAACAGCTCAGGGAGGCCT CTGTGCCTCTGGGCACTGTGGTGGTCCCTGGAGACAGTGACCTGGAGCTCTGCCGTGCCCACATCGAGAGACTCCAGCAG GAGCCCGATGGTGCTGGAGCCAAGTCCCCGATGTGCCACCAGCTGTCATCCAAGTGGTGTTTCTTGGATG CCACCACCGCCAGCCGCTTCTACAGGATTGACAGGGCCCAG GAACACCTCAACTACGTGACAGAGATTGCCCAGGACGAGATTTATATCCTAGACCCCGAGCTGCTGGGGGCATCAGCCCGGCCTGAcctccccacccctacctccccgctccctgcctccccctgctcccccatACCCCG GTCATTGCAGGGGGATGCCGCACCACCTCAAG GTGAAGAGCTGATTGACGCCGCCAAGAGGAATGACTTCTGCAAG CTCCAGGAGCTACACCGAGCAGGAGGAGACCTCATGCACCGGGACCAACAGAGCCGCACACTCTTGCACCACGCCGTCAGCACGGGCAGTAAGGAGGTGGTCCGCTATCTGCTGGACCACG CGCCACCGGAGATCCTGGATGCGGTGGAGGAGAA CGGGGAGACCTGTCTACACCAGGCAGCCGCCCTGGGTCAGCGCACCATCTGCCACTACATTGTAGAAGCCGGGGCCTCCCTCATGAAGACAGACCAGCAG GGCGACACTCCCCGGCAGCGAGCTGAGAAGGCTCAGGACACCGAGCTAGCTGCCTACCTGGAAAACAGACAGCATTACCAGATGATCCAGCGTGAGGACCAGGAGACGGCTGTGTAG
- the Dgkz gene encoding diacylglycerol kinase zeta isoform X8: MEPRDPSPEARSSDSESASASSSGSERDAGPEPDKAPRRLTKRRFPGLRLFGHRKAITKSGLQHLAPPPPTSGAPCGESERQIRSTVDWSESAAYGEHIWFETNVSGDFCYVGEQYCVAKMLKSVPRRKCAACKIVVHTPCIEQLEKINFRCKPSFRESGSRNVREPTFVRHHWVHRRRQDGKCRHCGKGFQQKFTFHSKEIVAISCSWCKQAYHSKVSCFMLQQIEEPCSLGVHAAVVIPPTWILRARRPQNTLKASKKKKRASFKRRSSKKGPEEGRWRPFIIRPTPSPLMKPLLVFVNPKSGGNQGAKIIQSFLWYLNPRQVFDLSQGGPREALEMYRKVHNLRILACGGDGTVGWILSTLDQLRLKPPPPVAILPLGTGNDLARTLNWGGGYTDEPVSKILSHVEEGNVVQLDRWDLRAEPNPEAGPEERDDGATDRLPLDVFNNYFSLGFDAHVTLEFHESREANPEKFNSRFRNKMFYAGTAFSDFLMGSSKDLAKHIRVVCDGMDLTPKIQDLKPQCIVFLNIPRYCAGTMPWGHPGEHHDFEPQRHDDGYLEVIGFTMTSLAALQVGGHGERLTQCREVLLTTAKAIPVQVDGEPCKLAASRIRIALRNQATMVQKAKRRSAAPLHSDQQPVPEQLRIQVSRVSMHDYEALHYDKEQLREASVPLGTVVVPGDSDLELCRAHIERLQQEPDGAGAKSPMCHQLSSKWCFLDATTASRFYRIDRAQEHLNYVTEIAQDEIYILDPELLGASARPDLPTPTSPLPASPCSPIPRSLQGDAAPPQGEELIDAAKRNDFCKLQELHRAGGDLMHRDQQSRTLLHHAVSTGSKEVVRYLLDHAPPEILDAVEENGETCLHQAAALGQRTICHYIVEAGASLMKTDQQGDTPRQRAEKAQDTELAAYLENRQHYQMIQREDQETAV, translated from the exons GAAAGCCATCACCAAGTCAGGCCTCCAGCACCTGGCACCCCCTCCTCCCACGTCTGGGGCCCCGTGTGGTGAATCTGAGCGGCAGATCCGGAGCACTGTGGACTGGAGT GAGTCAGCAGCCTATGGGGAGCACATCTGGTTTGAGACCAACGTGTCCGGTGACTTCTGCTATGTCGGGGAGCAGTACTGCGTAGCGAAGATGCTG AAGTCAGTGCCCAGAAGAAAGTGTGCAGCCTGTAAGATTGTGGTGCACACCCCATGCATTGAGCAGCTGGAGAAG ATCAATTTTCGCTGTAAGCCATCCTTCCGTGAATCAGGCTCCAGGAATGTTCGTGAG ccAACCTTCGTAAGACACCACTGGGTGCACAGGCGACGTCAGGATGGCAAGTGTCGGCACTGTGGGAAG GGCTTCCAGCAGAAGTTCACTTTCCACAGCAAGGAGATCGTGGCCATCAGTTGCTCCTGGTGCAAGCAAGCA TACCACAGCAAGGTGTCCTGCTTCATGCTGCAGCAGATTGAGGAACCCTGCTCCCTGGGGGTGCATGCAGCTGTGGTCATCCCACCCACCTGGATCCTCAGGGCCCGGAGGCCCCAG AATACCCTCAAGGCcagcaagaagaaaaagagagcgTCCTTCAAGAGGAGATCCAGCAAGAAAGGACCTGAG GAAGGCCGATGGAGACCCTTCATCATCAGgcccaccccatcccccctcATGAAGCCCCTGCTGGTGTTTGTGAACCCTAAGAGCGGTGGCAACCAG GGCGCTAAGATTATCCAGTCTTTCCTGTGGTATCTGAATCCTCGACAAGTCTTTGACCTGAGCCAGGGGGGACCCAGGGAGGC GCTGGAAATGTACCGCAAAGTGCATAATTTGAGGATTCTGGCTTGCGGGGGTGACGGCACG GTTGGCTGGATTCTGTCCACCCTGGACCAGCTGCGCTTAAAACCACCGCCCCCTGTGGCCATCCTGCCCCTGGGTACTGGCAATGACCTGGCCCGCACCCTCAACTGGGGTGGG GGTTACACAGATGAGCCTGTGTCCAAGATCCTTTCCCATGTAGAGGAGGGGAATGTGGTACAGCTGGACCGCTGGGACCTGCGAGCAGAGCCCAACCCTGAGGCAGGACCTGAGGAGCGAGATGATGGAGCCACTGACCGg CTGCCCCTGGATGTCTTCAACAACTACTTCAGTCTGGGCTTTGATGCCCACGTCACCTTGGAGTTTCATGAGTCTCGAG AAGCCAACCCGGAGAAGTTCAACAGCCGCTTTCGGAATAAGATGTTCTATGCTGGG ACGGCCTTCTCGGACTTCCTGATGGGCAGCTCCAAGGACTTAGCCAAGCACATCCGAGTAGTG TGTGATGGGATGGACCTAACCCCCAAGATCCAGGACCTGAAACCCCAGTGCATCGTTTTCCTGAACATCCCCAG GTACTGTGCAGGCACCATGCCCTGGGGCCACCCTGGGGAGCACCATGACTTTGAGCCCCAGCGGCATGATGATGGTTACCTCGAGGTCATCGGCTTTACCATGACATCCTTG GCCGCGCTGCAGGTGGGTGGGCACGGCGAGCGGCTGACCCAGTGCCGAGAAGTGCTGCTCACCACGGCCAAGGCCATCCCTGTGCAGGTGGATGGGGAGCCCTGCAAGCTTGCAGCATCACGTATTCGAATCGCCCTGCGCAACCAGGCCACCATGGTGCAGAAGGCCAAGCGCCGGAGCGCGGCCCCACTGCACAGCGA TCAGCAGCCGGTTCCCGAGCAGCTGCGGATCCAGGTGAGCAGGGTCAGCATGCACGACTACGAGGCTCTGCATTACGACAAGGAACAGCTCAGGGAGGCCT CTGTGCCTCTGGGCACTGTGGTGGTCCCTGGAGACAGTGACCTGGAGCTCTGCCGTGCCCACATCGAGAGACTCCAGCAG GAGCCCGATGGTGCTGGAGCCAAGTCCCCGATGTGCCACCAGCTGTCATCCAAGTGGTGTTTCTTGGATG CCACCACCGCCAGCCGCTTCTACAGGATTGACAGGGCCCAG GAACACCTCAACTACGTGACAGAGATTGCCCAGGACGAGATTTATATCCTAGACCCCGAGCTGCTGGGGGCATCAGCCCGGCCTGAcctccccacccctacctccccgctccctgcctccccctgctcccccatACCCCG GTCATTGCAGGGGGATGCCGCACCACCTCAAG GTGAAGAGCTGATTGACGCCGCCAAGAGGAATGACTTCTGCAAG CTCCAGGAGCTACACCGAGCAGGAGGAGACCTCATGCACCGGGACCAACAGAGCCGCACACTCTTGCACCACGCCGTCAGCACGGGCAGTAAGGAGGTGGTCCGCTATCTGCTGGACCACG CGCCACCGGAGATCCTGGATGCGGTGGAGGAGAA CGGGGAGACCTGTCTACACCAGGCAGCCGCCCTGGGTCAGCGCACCATCTGCCACTACATTGTAGAAGCCGGGGCCTCCCTCATGAAGACAGACCAGCAG GGCGACACTCCCCGGCAGCGAGCTGAGAAGGCTCAGGACACCGAGCTAGCTGCCTACCTGGAAAACAGACAGCATTACCAGATGATCCAGCGTGAGGACCAGGAGACGGCTGTGTAG